A stretch of Mastacembelus armatus chromosome 1, fMasArm1.2, whole genome shotgun sequence DNA encodes these proteins:
- the bmerb1 gene encoding bMERB domain-containing protein 1 — MELKKSISDTERALRSYGAVSETAWTTDKGHSDVSMAESTMSPEEIEVEMTRIQRLREVLVRRESELRFMMDDIQLCKDIMSLKQELRQIVAVSEKEKTKTHKQREEELILKIHKLVQKRDFLVDDAEVERLREREEDKEMAEFLRLKLMPLEQKLKVTQNPPKPKRQIPEPPPNKPSITKSGVAIIKDCCGATQCAVM; from the exons ATGGAACTGAAGAAATCGATTTCGGACACCGAGCGCGCGCTCAGGAGCTACGGTGCCGTGTCGGAAACGGCGTGGACCACGGACAAAG GTCATTCAGACGTGTCCATGGCAGAGAGCACCATGTCTCCAGAGGAGATCGAGGTGGAGATGACTCGGATCCAGCGCCTGCGGGAGGTCCTGGTGCGCCGGGAATCAGAGCTGCGATTCAT GATGGATGACATTCAGCTCTGCAAAGACATCATGAGTTTAAAGCAGGAGCTGAGACAGATTGTCGCAGTATCAG agaaagaaaaaaccaAGACGCACAAGCAGCGAGAGGAGGAACTGATCCTGAAGATCCATAAACTGGTGCAGAAGAGGGATTTCCTGGTGGATGATGCCGAGGTGGAGAGATTAAG GGAGCGAGAGGAGGACAAGGAGATGGCCGAGTTCCTCAGACTGAAGCTGATGCCTCTGGAACAGAAGTTAAAAGTCACACAGA ATCCCCCAAAGCCTAAGAGACAAATCCCAGAGCCGCCTCCCAACAAACCATCCATCACCAAGTCAGGAGTGGCCATCATTAAGGACTGCTGCGGAGCCACCCAGTGCGCTGTCATGTAA
- the LOC113127935 gene encoding mpv17-like protein, whose protein sequence is MMWTAFLGHVRRFPWVTNVTLYGCLFSGGDFVHQLSRRDTIDWKQTRNVAVVAFSFHGNFNFFWMRFLERRFPGNSAGMVLRKLVLDQTTAAPLTTSVFYTGVSFLEGKEDITEDWKKKFLNTYKTGLMFWPFMQLLNFAFVPLYVRTTFTGCCAFIWATFLCFSRQTGDGTAAAALAWIFHSKQEEAEATKEKVDSEDKAEVLKGEKVVSKITQN, encoded by the exons ATGATGTGGACAGCGTTTCTCGGCCATGTCCGTCGGTTTCCGTGGGTCACCAACGTTACCCTGTACGGCTGTCTGTTCTCCGGCGGGGACTTCGTCCACCAGTTATCTCGGAGGGACACAATCGACTGGAAACAGACGCGGAACGTCGCCGTGGTCGCCTtcagtttccatggcaactTTAACTTCTTCTGGATGCGGTTCCTGGAGCGGAGGTTTCCCGGAAATTCCGCCGGGATGGTTCTGAGGAAACTGGTACTGGACCAGACCACTGCGGCTCCGCTGACTACCAGTGTTTTCTATACAG GTGTCAGCTTCCTGGAGGGCAAAGAGGATATCACGgaagactggaaaaaaaaattcctgaATACATATAAG ACAGGACTAATGTTCTGGCCATTCATGCAG TTGCTGAACTTTGCCTTTGTGCCACTGTATGTGCGGACGACTTTCACTGGGTGCTGCGCCTTCATTTGGGCCACTTTCCTTTGCTTCTCACGTCAGACTGGTGAtggcacagctgctgctgctctggcttGGATCTTCCACTCTAAACAAGAGGAAGCAGAAGCCACAAAGGAGAAAGTAGACTCTGAAGACAAGGCAGAGGTCCTTAAAGGTGAAAAGGTAGTATCTAAAATTACTCAGAACTGA